The stretch of DNA TTGATGAAATGGGAACGAGATGACTTTGTTCCATTGTCTCAGAATGTAGTGTGGAGAGAATGGGGGCAGAGGGCGGATTGAGTGTAAAATATTGAACTGTTGCGATATTGGAGTAAAAAATGTGGAATGCTGTGGCAATCATATTATATTAGCATGTAATTTTTATATTGTACGTAAATAAAGATTTTATAACTTCATAATGTTGAGAACAtaaagttttattaattttGGGAGGATTTTTATTCATCgagaaattaataatttattatttaaaagtaATTTATCGATACACCAAACATAAAtttgattatattaaaatatcgtTGTGTTTTACTTGTGTAAAtgtcatattctttgaattaatctaaaaaaataaaattcatggTACATATATGCAATAAAATTCACCATTTTTATGCTAACCTGCTCAAAATTCGTTCCACACTCCAAGTCCCAGCTGATATTCAGACCAATTTTGTTTAGTTTTTGGCTAAAATTTTCCAACTTTAGTGATTAAATCCGTAACATAGAGAAGATATACAGACGTTTGGCGTCCCTCCATGTTTCGGCaaccctctttttttttttaactattGCTTAATTAGTAGTATGAATGCGGTAAGATTATTGGGTGTTAATTTGTTCTTCAGATATGAATTTATAGAAAGATTGAATTACTTGCATTCTTGTTTAGATTTTGGGTATTTCAATTTAAATGATACAAAATTTGTGTTGGGGCTGATGAATTATTAGATTACTTGCAGCGAATCGGAGCTTCTTGAAATGAGTATTTTCAAGAAGTTGATGTTGGCCAACTGCGGAGTTGGAGTTGCTAAGAAGACATCTAAGGTGACGCCTTTACGCTTTCTGAAGTAATGTTTCCTTAAATAATAATGAACTTTGGTCAACCAATTTGGTGTTTCGAAGGTATTATATAAGTTAGACGAATGGCAAGTTACTGTATGTAAGAGTATCTAATCAAGTTTGTGTTGTTTCAACACAAGTAATATTTGTAGTTCACCAGTCTGCCATTTGGAGCTCGGCTTGCTATTCGGATTGGTCAATTATGATTAGTGTAGTTTGTTAACAAGTTTCAGTCTCCTTTGCAGCAACTGGCATGCGGCTTTCTCGTTTCTTTCATGTTAATTCAGTGGAAGTTCACTCTGAAGAACAGGAAGTTGTACTCGCTTTGGGAAGTAATGTGGGTGATAGACTTCATGATTTTGATGAAGCCTTGCAACGGATGAGGAAATCAGGTATACATATCACAAGACATGGTTGCTTATATGAGACCAAACCTGCTTATGTAACGGATCAACCCCACTTTCTCAATTCCGCTATTAGAGGAACGACGAAACACGAGCCACATAAACTGTTAGGAATTCTGAAGGAAATAGAACGGGATATGGGCCGTGTTAATGGAATCAGGTATGGTCCACGACCAATTGACTTAGATATATTATTTTACGGGAACCAGAGGGTAAACACTGATACTCTTATTATTCCCCATGAAAGAATTTGGGAGCGACCTTTTGTGATGGGTCCATTGATTGATCTTTTGGGATCAGACATAGATAATGATACTATTCAATCGTGGGATTTGTTTTCAGCAAGTCCTGGTGAACTTTTTGCCGCATGGAAGAAACTAGGTGGTGAGTCGCTCATTGGAAAAGATGGGATGAAAAGGGTGTTACCAATAGCAACTAAATTGTGGAACTGGTCACCAAGGACCTCTATCATGGGTATTCTTAACGTGACTCCCGATAGTTTTAGTGACGGGGGAAGGTTTTTATCAGAAACATCTTTCATATCTCAAGTTCGTTTATTGCTGTCAGAAGGGGCAGATATCATTGATTTAGGTGCACAATCAACCCGACCGATGGCAACTAAGCTAACCCCGAGCAGGAACTCGACATACTGATGCCTTTCTTGGAAATAATGAAGAACTTGCCTGAGATGGAAGGAAAGCTCATTTCTGTCGACACTTTTTATTCACAGGTTGCTGCAGAATCTGTGAGCATGGGGGCTCACCTTATTAATGATGTATCAGGAGGAAATTTAGACTCGAATATGCCCAACGTCGTTGCAGCCCTCAAAGTCCCGTATATTATAATGCACATGAGAGGTGATCCATCTACTATGCAGAATCAGGAGAACTTGAAGTATGACAACGTCTGTGCGGAAGTTGCATCTGAGTTATACACACGTGCTAGAGATGCCGAGTTATCTGGTATCCCAGCTTGGAGAATGATTATAGATCCTGGGATTGGATTCTCAAAAGACACAGGACAAAATCTTGATATTCTTAATGGATTGCCAACTATTCGATCCGAGATTGCTCGGCGGAGCTTGTCATTGTCCAGTGCTCCTATGTTGATAGGGCCTTCGAGGAAGAGATTCTTAGGTGAAATATGTGGTCGACCGGAAGCATCACGAAGAGATTCAGCTACTGTTGCGGCCGTCACTGCTGGGATTCCGAATGGTGCAAATATAGTGAGAGTACACAATGTTGGAGATAATTGTGATGCTGTCAAGCTTTGTGATGCAATGCTGCATAGAAGAAAATTTCCATGAAATCATTTGTTTGGTCTCTTCAAACCTTACACCCCCAATGGGTCGTGTGCGTTGAGGCAGGACCTAATGCAGGGTGAGAAACGCTTCACAATCGAACTTCGGCGCCATTGGCTCATTGCATTTACAAGGTCGTAGATTtgaaaattacaaaattttcGTCCAAAATCTGATATCTCACTtctatttgatttattgaatcATTGGATCCATTCCTCATGGGGTATCTAAAAGAAACTTGGGAAAGATCCAGCCATGGACTAAGCATGTATTGATGATAGCCAAGAAGTCCAAGAAAGATGGTTCTTTTTGTACTGTTTTGTTTGTTTCTTTTCTGTACTCCAGAAAGTCTTGATATAAATCTgaggaaatatatatatattttgtttgataCTCGTAGGCCtaatatatttgattttgaaCAGCAGTGCACAAGATCATATTTAACAAATTGAAGACCACCCACCAGTAAAAAAATTATGTAATTTCTgatacatgatttatttaaaaataatataatgtgAACGTTACAAATTGTCCATTTAATAAAATTgtgaaaaattttaaaattcttgaTTCTAATCTTCAACTTCATAGGCCGGAGTTTGAGTTCGAACACCAGACTGGAAGTGACCGACTAAGAACATGATCATGTTTAAATTTATGTGTAAGACAAATATTTAGAAACAAATTTTAATCTTGGTTTtgtatttctaaattttgacaattttaattttttttcggtCGAGAGTCTTAATTTGATACCATTTCACACAACATCAAGGACCTGAAGCGCGAAGAGACAAATTTACAGTATCAAAATGTAATTTTCCCAAAATAATATGAGTTACAATATTATAATATCATAGTGAAATGATTTCTACTAGAAGAAGAAATTAATCTTGATAATATACAGAACTGAAATCGCAAAAAAAACATTCTGAACTAAATATTCAATATCCCCCTTtatttttttgggaaaaatcaCATAAAATGTGGAACCAAATAAAGTACTTTTTATGCCATCATTTCTATATCCAAACTGACCAATATATTTTAACTTTCTCATTTACAACCTTTTTGCATCTACTATCCAACAAATAAGGCTAGGCATGCCCCATGCGTATGGCAACCCACTAGCTTAACTAATCAGAACAAACTGGTCAAATCGTGTGCCAACTTCATGCAATTACACatattaaatcaattaaactcattcttttattaaaaaaaaaattgtcattaatttttttaatacaaaGATAACTTTTCATAGACAGAATATGCAAGATAGTGCACGCCTTAAACTTTATGACTAATAAAGTCACACTcatgaataaaaataacatatctTCATCAAAGAATATTATGCCACACTTTATCATTACCTAACTTAGATTTAATCAATTCTTTAACTAATCCCACTTGAAGTTAGTTCATAGAGTCATTATTCTTGGGGAACATGCCAAATCAAGGAAAAGAAtaataatgatgatgatgatgatgatgatgataatgTATGGACATGAATAGGATCGAAACACACAAGATGCTGAAGAATTTATGATGTTGACAAAATTAAATGACACCTGACTTTCGAATATCAGAAGAATCGCTACTTGACTACGGCGTATTGTGGCACCTGGTCCTATTCAAGTGGCAGCAGTGTGGAGGAAGTGACCCTTTTCGAAATTCACTTGGGTCGAATATCTCTGATGTTCTACTCTTTGCAGATGAAATGACAATTGCAGTAAATCAACAGTGTTTGCACCTTCAGGAGCCTTTGATTCTTGCGAAAGCACATCTTGTTGAATATCTAAACCAATAGAGGCACCAGCATCCAGAACCACAGGGAAATTTTCTTGGTCAACTCCATTAGATGACTTGAAAACACTGGATGTAAAATTCTTTAACGTACTATTGCTGAAGGATTCAACAGAATTATGGTTGATATGAAATGTTGAATGCTGATTATCCAGAAAAATTATAGGATGATTCACGGTTACATCCGCTGAGTTTGTCGATAAGTTCTGTGATTGAGATGACAGAAGAGAGGGAGCACCGCTGGAGTTTGACTCTGCAGATACTTCTTGAACTGAGAATGGCGCATTCTTATGGAGAAGAGAGTTTGAAAGTGAAGGACCAAATTTGTGGTTCATAGGCTCACTATCAAATAAACCAACTTGAAGGAATTTTGGAAAAAGAAATGGTGTTCTTGATAAATCCGTTGCAAAATACGAGGAACCTGCATAACAAACAACTTAGACCAAAAAGAACAGAAACTTTGAGGCTTCGGTTTTTTCTATTTCTACTTCCAAATAACACAATAACCACAAAATGAATGATAATTTGACTTAAAGAGTGACTTGGGGCCATAACCGTGGTTATAAGAGCACAAGATATTGTACGACCAGATCTGCTTGTATCATTTCCTATCATTAGCAAATGCTTACTAGTGTCCTTTCATGTGTACTTGTttatttattaaacaaaattttgTAAACGCTCGACTGCATTGATTATCTTCATGCATACTAAGATCTAGATCAGATATCAACCTCCCTTATTTCTTTCCTGTTGAAATTTCTGGATTACTACATGATGATTTTTAACATTTAGTACATAGAAAAAATAGAAAGAAAAGTGTACTTCTGAAGCATACCCAAGCCAGTGTCCAATTGAGGCTTTCGCCGACGTTTATTGTGGCCTGCGAGGCGTTTGCGGCAACTGCGTTTATCTTTATCAAACTCTTGAAGCAAATGAAACCTGGAATTCAAATGTTATTTCAGATTCTACAAGAAAAATCTGGGATCAACTTGTCACAATCAGAAAGAAAAGGTGTATTTAGCATGAAAGTTTGAATaaaacaaaagagagaagagtCTCCACCTACTGCATTGCTGACAAAATCTCTGCTGGATACCATCAACAATAACAACAGAAGATTTCGAGTGAAGATCGCAGACTTTGTGCCTTTTGTGGTAATCCTTTGAAGAACTCAAATCCTTGTTACAATCAAGAACTTGACAAACAGGAACCAGAGACGGTGAATTTGATGTACGAGCTCGTTTTGCAGACACCGAATTCTCCAGAGAACACAAGATGGAGTTCTCACCATCAAATTGATAAGTGTTTCCATCTTTTTGAGCAGCCAAATTGTCATCCATAAAACTGGTAAGTACCAAGTTTTGATTATCTACTTTCGTAGCAGAAGTTGAGAATCTTGTGCCAAATTCCATGAACGAAGTCAATGTGTTGGTTGTGGCAATACCATCATTTGTGAAGTATCCCAAATTTTCCGAACTTTCGTCACTAAGATCTAATTTTCTAATGATATCAGGCAAAATAGGTTCGACAAATTCCATGCTCTCAGTTCTCCATCTTTTTAATTGATTTCCACTCCTTACTCGAGCATCATCAAGCTGACAAACGTGCAGGCCTTTCCCCTCAATACCATAGCTTAAGGATTCCATCTTAGGACAAGACTGAAGTTTTCCAAGCTATGAAGCAGTTTTTTATGACGCCTGAACGTATAACAAAGCCAATATAAATCCAATGCCGAGCTTAATCCAGGAGGCAAGTGATTACTTTCCGAACACCAGTAAaaaatcatgaaataaatacCTTAACATCAGATGCTTGTCCTCATTCCAAAAAAATAATGGACAATATATGACATGATAATTCAAGAAAACCTTAATGTTTTAATTCACACACAATTCCCACCTATATAAACTGATAACAAACATATCAATGAACTTACGGCAGAAGAAAGAGcacatgaaaaaaaaattctagacCAATAAGAGTGGGAAAAAATTACAAGTTTCATAGCCACGATAGACTAACTTGTCTCTTCCAAGCATTTCTCATCTTAACACCAAGGAGTTCTAATGCCTATACTTACTCAACAAATTCAATCTTTTTCTCAACACTCTGACAGATCCCAACCCACCCAAATCAAGAAATTCAAGATGCTACAAGCAACCAAAGCAATCATTTAGACAGCTACTGACTTGTGTCATCCATCTTTTCCTTTCATCTAACAATCAGATTTTCCACCCAACCAGCAGAAAAACTTGTTCAAACTACCAAGAAAACCCTTGTACTTGCATCAGAAAACCAACAGTAGCAATCTTACGATTTTCCCCAATAGAAAATTGATAAGGCAATAAACCAAacttaa from Primulina eburnea isolate SZY01 chromosome 6, ASM2296580v1, whole genome shotgun sequence encodes:
- the LOC140834212 gene encoding LOW QUALITY PROTEIN: folate synthesis bifunctional protein, mitochondrial (The sequence of the model RefSeq protein was modified relative to this genomic sequence to represent the inferred CDS: inserted 1 base in 1 codon), producing the protein MRLSRFFHVNSVEVHSEEQEVVLALGSNVGDRLHDFDEALQRMRKSGIHITRHGCLYETKPAYVTDQPHFLNSAIRGTTKHEPHKLLGILKEIERDMGRVNGIRYGPRPIDLDILFYGNQRVNTDTLIIPHERIWERPFVMGPLIDLLGSDIDNDTIQSWDLFSASPGELFAAWKKLGGESLIGKDGMKRVLPIATKLWNWSPRTSIMGILNVTPDSFSDGGRFLSETSFISQVRLLLSEGADIIDLGAQSTRPMATKLTXEQELDILMPFLEIMKNLPEMEGKLISVDTFYSQVAAESVSMGAHLINDVSGGNLDSNMPNVVAALKVPYIIMHMRGDPSTMQNQENLKYDNVCAEVASELYTRARDAELSGIPAWRMIIDPGIGFSKDTGQNLDILNGLPTIRSEIARRSLSLSSAPMLIGPSRKRFLGEICGRPEASRRDSATVAAVTAGIPNGANIVRVHNVGDNCDAVKLCDAMLHRRKFP
- the LOC140834213 gene encoding squamosa promoter-binding-like protein 6, yielding MESLSYGIEGKGLHVCQLDDARVRSGNQLKRWRTESMEFVEPILPDIIRKLDLSDESSENLGYFTNDGIATTNTLTSFMEFGTRFSTSATKVDNQNLVLTSFMDDNLAAQKDGNTYQFDGENSILCSLENSVSAKRARTSNSPSLVPVCQVLDCNKDLSSSKDYHKRHKVCDLHSKSSVVIVDGIQQRFCQQCSRFHLLQEFDKDKRSCRKRLAGHNKRRRKPQLDTGLGSSYFATDLSRTPFLFPKFLQVGLFDSEPMNHKFGPSLSNSLLHKNAPFSVQEVSAESNSSGAPSLLSSQSQNLSTNSADVTVNHPIIFLDNQHSTFHINHNSVESFSNSTLKNFTSSVFKSSNGVDQENFPVVLDAGASIGLDIQQDVLSQESKAPEGANTVDLLQLSFHLQRVEHQRYSTQVNFEKGHFLHTAAT